The following are from one region of the Mycobacterium sp. 050128 genome:
- a CDS encoding response regulator transcription factor: protein MRVLVVEDEPKMADLLRRGLVEDGYAVDVAADGLSGFQAAMACDYDAIVLDAMLPGLSGFDICRRWRDRQKWVPVLMLTARGAVADRVAGLDGGADDYLTKPFHLDELFARLRSLIRRGPTPRPTVLTVGALRADPASRRCWRGEVEFSLTTKEFGLLELLMRRPGTVLTRELLMEHCWDFAYESRSNVVDVHIRALRDKIDRPFGVRSIETVRGIGYRLRTDGGVPEKTAR from the coding sequence GTGCGTGTGCTGGTCGTCGAAGACGAGCCCAAGATGGCCGACCTGCTGCGCCGGGGCCTGGTCGAAGACGGCTATGCCGTTGACGTCGCCGCCGACGGCCTCAGCGGCTTCCAGGCCGCCATGGCCTGCGACTACGACGCGATCGTGCTGGACGCTATGTTGCCGGGCCTTTCCGGCTTCGATATCTGCCGAAGATGGCGCGACCGGCAGAAGTGGGTACCGGTGCTGATGCTCACCGCCCGTGGCGCCGTCGCTGACCGCGTCGCCGGGCTCGACGGTGGCGCCGATGACTACCTCACCAAGCCGTTTCACCTCGATGAGCTTTTCGCCCGGCTGCGATCGCTGATCCGCCGCGGACCGACTCCGCGACCCACAGTGTTGACCGTCGGTGCGCTGCGCGCCGATCCCGCCAGCCGTAGATGCTGGCGCGGCGAGGTCGAATTCTCCTTGACCACTAAGGAATTCGGGCTGCTCGAGCTGCTGATGCGCCGACCCGGAACCGTGCTGACCCGGGAGTTGTTGATGGAACACTGCTGGGATTTCGCCTACGAATCACGTTCGAATGTCGTGGACGTCCATATACGCGCGCTGCGTGACAAGATCGACCGACCCTTTGGGGTGCGCTCGATTGAAACTGTTCGCGGTATCGGTTATCGGCTACGCACCGATGGCGGCGTGCCCGAGAAAACAGCCAGATGA
- a CDS encoding DUF1259 domain-containing protein, with protein sequence MGGVRHAVARTVVIAATVAVVLSGCSAGSKTGAGNDKDQVGNPHSAVRTTDADWKPVADALGRVGKLGDNNTAFRMAVVRNDLQVTTDGVAIKPGLSLGGYAAFVRYDDNQTLLMGDLVVTETELAKVIDALQAHGLAQTALHKHLLQQVPPVWWTHVHGMGDAVQLAQALRAALDATSIGPATPPPAQQPPLGIDTAGVEQTLGRKGTSDNGLFKYGIPRKDTIVEDGYVLPAVSLNLTTVINFQPTGGGRAAINGDFILTAPEVQKVIQALRAGNIQIVELHNHGLTEQPRLFYMHYWAVDDAVTLAKGLRPALDATNLQPA encoded by the coding sequence ATGGGTGGGGTCAGGCACGCGGTTGCGCGAACCGTGGTGATCGCCGCCACGGTGGCGGTGGTGCTGTCGGGCTGTAGCGCGGGTTCAAAGACGGGCGCGGGTAACGACAAAGACCAAGTCGGCAATCCCCATTCGGCCGTGCGGACAACAGATGCCGATTGGAAGCCGGTGGCCGATGCGCTGGGACGTGTCGGCAAGCTCGGCGATAACAACACTGCCTTCCGAATGGCCGTGGTGCGCAACGATCTTCAGGTCACCACCGACGGTGTGGCGATCAAACCGGGATTGTCGCTGGGCGGGTACGCGGCCTTCGTGCGCTATGACGACAATCAGACGCTGTTGATGGGCGACCTGGTGGTAACAGAAACCGAGCTGGCCAAAGTCATCGACGCACTACAGGCCCACGGCCTCGCCCAGACCGCGCTGCACAAGCATCTGCTGCAGCAAGTCCCGCCGGTGTGGTGGACCCACGTGCATGGCATGGGTGACGCCGTCCAGCTGGCCCAGGCGCTCAGAGCCGCCCTGGACGCGACCTCGATCGGACCGGCGACCCCGCCGCCGGCGCAGCAGCCGCCTCTCGGCATCGACACCGCCGGGGTTGAGCAGACGTTGGGCCGCAAGGGAACTTCGGACAACGGGTTGTTCAAATACGGCATCCCCCGCAAGGACACCATCGTCGAGGACGGGTACGTGCTGCCCGCGGTGTCGCTGAACCTGACGACCGTGATCAACTTCCAACCCACCGGCGGCGGCCGGGCCGCGATCAACGGCGACTTCATCCTCACCGCCCCCGAGGTCCAGAAGGTCATCCAGGCATTGCGCGCCGGCAACATCCAAATCGTCGAATTGCACAACCATGGCCTCACCGAACAACCCCGGCTGTTTTATATGCACTACTGGGCCGTCGACGACGCAGTAACTCTTGCCAAAGGGCTGCGCCCGGCGCTGGACGCCACCAACCTGCAACCGGCATAG
- the chrA gene encoding chromate efflux transporter, translating to MSESDPQPPADEHHPSAEADPEPVAFGRILTYFLKLGAIGFGGPIATVGYMQRDLVEQRRWMDRRDFLDGVALGQTMPGPLAAQVAMWVGYLRHGALGAAAVAGAFVAPSFVIVVAVGAVYSHYSGSSVVQALFYGIAPAVMAIITIAAIRLIKLTDRRDWRLWGISAAVFALTALTGSEPVLVIVGAGLLMILLDARPRIRRRRRKSPDDVTGTDDSPKSVPLLVGLGTLAGAGTLASLGLFFLKTGAIVFGSGLAIVPFMRAGVVDQHHWLSDSQFLDSVAIGLITPGPVVISAGFIGYLVAGLPGAIISAIAIFTPIYLGVVVPGRWFLRHRDNAQLRAFVSGATAAAAGALCGAVVVLTREAVTDWITAAIAVATLGLLWRFKIKEPYVVFATGVLGLVVY from the coding sequence GTGAGTGAGTCCGATCCGCAGCCACCGGCCGACGAGCATCACCCATCAGCCGAAGCTGACCCCGAACCAGTCGCCTTCGGCCGCATCCTCACCTACTTCCTCAAGCTGGGCGCGATCGGCTTTGGTGGACCGATCGCCACGGTCGGTTACATGCAACGAGATTTGGTCGAACAGCGTCGGTGGATGGATCGGCGAGACTTCCTCGACGGCGTGGCCCTCGGACAGACCATGCCGGGCCCGTTGGCGGCCCAGGTCGCGATGTGGGTCGGTTACCTGCGCCACGGCGCCCTAGGCGCGGCTGCGGTCGCGGGCGCCTTCGTCGCACCGTCGTTCGTCATCGTCGTGGCCGTGGGCGCCGTTTATTCGCACTACTCCGGCTCGAGTGTTGTGCAGGCGCTGTTCTACGGCATCGCCCCGGCCGTGATGGCAATCATCACGATCGCCGCGATCAGGCTGATCAAACTGACCGACCGCCGCGACTGGCGGCTCTGGGGCATCAGCGCCGCAGTGTTCGCGCTCACCGCGCTCACCGGTTCCGAACCGGTGCTGGTCATCGTCGGCGCGGGTCTGCTGATGATCCTGCTCGACGCCCGCCCGCGCATTCGGCGACGCCGCCGAAAATCCCCAGACGACGTCACCGGGACCGATGACAGCCCCAAATCCGTCCCGCTGCTGGTCGGGCTTGGCACCTTGGCCGGTGCGGGGACGCTGGCGTCGCTTGGGTTGTTCTTCCTGAAAACCGGGGCGATCGTGTTCGGGTCAGGGTTGGCGATCGTGCCGTTCATGCGCGCCGGGGTGGTCGACCAGCACCACTGGCTAAGCGACAGCCAGTTTCTCGATTCCGTAGCGATCGGCCTGATCACCCCTGGACCGGTTGTGATCAGCGCCGGATTCATCGGCTACCTAGTCGCCGGACTGCCGGGTGCGATCATCTCGGCCATCGCCATCTTCACTCCGATCTATCTGGGCGTCGTCGTGCCCGGCCGCTGGTTTTTGCGACACCGCGACAACGCCCAGCTACGCGCCTTCGTTTCGGGCGCCACCGCCGCCGCGGCGGGGGCACTCTGCGGTGCCGTCGTGGTGCTCACCCGCGAAGCTGTGACCGACTGGATCACCGCCGCCATCGCCGTGGCCACCCTCGGTCTGCTATGGCGGTTCAAGATCAAAGAACCCTATGTAGTCTTCGCGACTGGCGTGCTCGGCCTCGTCGTGTACTGA
- a CDS encoding PepSY domain-containing protein: MRIRTRIGIGVAGAAVLGGVGLGVFVAVADDGEVTGPAADQARAAAVQAVPGKAGKVEKESNEGAAYYGVLVTKTDGSRVEVHLDQGFRFVGTEAPDND; the protein is encoded by the coding sequence ATGAGAATTCGAACGAGGATCGGTATCGGTGTGGCCGGTGCCGCCGTCCTGGGGGGCGTTGGCCTCGGCGTCTTCGTCGCCGTCGCCGACGACGGCGAGGTCACTGGCCCGGCAGCAGATCAGGCCCGCGCCGCGGCGGTGCAAGCCGTACCGGGCAAAGCTGGGAAGGTCGAAAAGGAATCCAACGAGGGCGCCGCCTACTACGGGGTCCTCGTAACCAAGACCGACGGCAGTCGAGTAGAAGTACACCTGGACCAGGGCTTCCGATTCGTGGGCACAGAAGCTCCGGACAACGACTGA
- a CDS encoding C40 family peptidase, producing the protein MSIDALVQHVGQVLNRGHALFGQPGTGGDVAAGRSDAALAGAAELVRHSQQRMSGLSGVLPATYTTFATDAAPGLGRVSTADNRLGTQIHDAVQVDWTGGANSGSVVKGAAADTTTLAPVSGTPAGQRALIATLRARLAQQQQIVNAHKARDAQLASMVRSMLYSRRRGSGGGGMPMGGMPFGGGGFGGGGGGMPALSGLSGLGGFGGHGSRGPHASLVDSLRGASSVPGEPGAGAAQAALSKLGRPYVWGAKGPNSFDCSGLTQWAWRQAGVQLGNDTYSQIKEGVAVPPGQVRAGDLIFPLDAFGEGGRGGPGHVQLAISDHQVVHAPTPGDVVRIASLPGRYIARRPVRALAG; encoded by the coding sequence GTGTCGATAGATGCGCTGGTGCAGCACGTGGGCCAGGTGCTCAATCGTGGGCATGCGTTGTTCGGCCAGCCCGGCACGGGTGGGGACGTGGCCGCGGGGCGCAGCGATGCGGCACTGGCCGGTGCTGCCGAGCTGGTGCGTCACAGCCAGCAGCGCATGTCCGGGTTGTCCGGGGTGCTGCCGGCGACCTACACCACGTTCGCGACCGATGCCGCCCCGGGCTTAGGCAGGGTCTCTACCGCCGATAACCGGCTGGGCACCCAGATACACGATGCGGTGCAAGTGGATTGGACCGGCGGGGCCAACTCGGGTTCGGTGGTCAAAGGCGCTGCCGCAGACACCACCACCTTGGCCCCGGTCTCGGGCACCCCGGCCGGCCAACGCGCCCTGATCGCCACCCTGCGCGCCCGCCTCGCCCAACAACAGCAGATCGTCAACGCGCATAAGGCTCGGGACGCGCAGCTGGCTTCTATGGTCCGCTCGATGCTGTACTCGCGTCGCCGCGGTAGTGGGGGTGGCGGGATGCCGATGGGCGGAATGCCGTTCGGCGGCGGTGGTTTCGGCGGCGGTGGGGGCGGTATGCCGGCGCTGTCTGGTCTGTCGGGGTTGGGTGGGTTCGGCGGGCACGGATCTCGCGGCCCGCATGCCAGCCTCGTTGATTCCTTGCGTGGGGCCAGTAGCGTTCCGGGGGAGCCGGGTGCCGGCGCGGCGCAGGCAGCGCTGAGTAAATTGGGCCGGCCTTACGTGTGGGGAGCTAAGGGCCCCAATAGTTTTGATTGTTCCGGATTGACGCAATGGGCGTGGCGCCAGGCTGGTGTGCAGTTGGGTAATGACACGTATTCCCAAATCAAGGAGGGTGTGGCGGTGCCGCCGGGGCAGGTGCGGGCCGGGGATCTGATTTTTCCGCTCGACGCTTTCGGTGAGGGCGGTCGTGGCGGACCTGGACATGTGCAGTTGGCGATTTCAGATCACCAGGTCGTGCATGCTCCTACCCCCGGTGACGTGGTCAGGATCGCCTCGCTGCCTGGCCGCTATATCGCTCGCCGACCAGTCCGCGCGCTGGCGGGTTGA
- a CDS encoding DUF4226 domain-containing protein — translation MGTKHFGDNTSWGVWNRQGGSEGWSEPGWAMPSDHARYISKHDPYWGRVLDHARQAYGDPTIHYSTDNVGDERHLVFGDGTRLPDNGVIVYHDGASKQNWAQNDDGTVSLVDPDGRQGPPIPPAGYRKLGDHYAPVNATGQQIGPQLGGVPSSDNGFYNDPKSGLLTPKNLNGDYYTLGPDGKKSLFDKNGAPISEEQFNNANKPRDPGTRPGDGGLATDEQQSGKAADAVKKLQQELKNRYTKISDAEEKLSEVLLNAHATTSAGQQKLNDIQKKIVDAVNNPTMAMDTPAGERAFLTLLRNQVGATNDLLAEGGLSAEDQTKAAQALAALYAADSGAGNANTSPNPADPAAGQSSAPPGPSSPAGADPAPAAADLGPVAAPDMSDPGLSNMLGANPLGADPLSSLASMLPALGNLGGAGGSPLDSLGGLAGAASPLAGLASGLGDQANHERPSDTAEKTDDGPDHPKGKEAKDGKTDTTTPPDGAAGQPGPQAQNAGNSTPGDPPNPATPPAAASPTVKLPDGSMATARSPQAAQAIRDYLAGKTVDAAYRQNNIQLPPPGTPVTNPVDPSRLTCGDLAMFKDHYVPVLSSVKAFVNGQVVPLESVSSSPDFLGWIDPTAAAGSATPHGGPPAPAPPQPAIPPVPSAPPAVSAPPAAAGAPVPIGG, via the coding sequence ATGGGCACCAAGCACTTCGGCGACAACACTTCGTGGGGCGTTTGGAATCGCCAGGGCGGCAGCGAGGGGTGGTCTGAGCCGGGTTGGGCGATGCCGTCGGATCACGCTCGCTACATCAGCAAGCATGACCCGTACTGGGGCCGGGTGTTAGATCATGCGCGACAAGCCTACGGCGACCCCACTATTCACTACAGCACTGACAATGTGGGCGATGAACGCCATCTGGTGTTCGGTGACGGCACGAGGCTGCCCGACAACGGCGTGATCGTCTATCACGATGGGGCAAGCAAGCAGAACTGGGCCCAAAATGACGACGGCACAGTGTCTTTGGTCGACCCGGACGGTAGGCAGGGTCCGCCGATTCCGCCGGCGGGCTACCGGAAGTTGGGTGACCACTATGCGCCGGTGAACGCGACCGGTCAGCAGATCGGGCCGCAGTTGGGCGGTGTTCCCAGTAGCGACAACGGTTTTTATAACGATCCCAAGAGCGGGTTGTTGACGCCGAAAAACCTCAACGGCGATTACTACACGCTGGGCCCGGACGGCAAGAAGTCGCTCTTCGACAAGAACGGTGCACCGATTAGTGAGGAGCAGTTCAACAACGCCAATAAGCCGCGTGATCCGGGGACCCGTCCCGGCGACGGCGGGCTAGCCACCGATGAGCAGCAGTCAGGCAAGGCCGCTGACGCGGTCAAGAAGCTGCAGCAGGAGCTGAAGAATCGCTACACCAAAATCAGTGACGCGGAGGAGAAACTGTCGGAGGTGCTGCTCAACGCGCACGCCACGACCAGCGCGGGTCAGCAGAAGCTCAACGACATTCAAAAGAAGATCGTCGATGCGGTCAACAACCCGACCATGGCGATGGACACACCGGCCGGTGAACGGGCGTTTCTGACGTTGTTGCGCAACCAGGTCGGTGCGACCAACGACTTGCTTGCCGAGGGGGGTCTGAGCGCTGAGGATCAGACCAAGGCCGCCCAGGCGCTGGCCGCGTTGTATGCGGCCGACAGCGGCGCGGGAAACGCCAATACTTCGCCGAACCCTGCTGATCCCGCCGCGGGGCAATCCTCTGCGCCGCCGGGACCCAGTTCGCCTGCCGGCGCCGATCCGGCTCCCGCCGCAGCCGATCTTGGGCCAGTTGCAGCACCAGATATGTCCGACCCCGGGTTGTCAAACATGCTCGGCGCCAACCCGTTAGGCGCCGACCCGTTATCGTCGTTAGCTTCGATGTTGCCCGCGTTGGGCAATCTGGGCGGAGCTGGGGGAAGCCCGCTGGATTCATTGGGTGGGTTGGCCGGCGCGGCAAGCCCTTTGGCGGGCTTGGCATCAGGTCTAGGTGATCAGGCCAACCACGAGCGGCCCTCCGACACCGCGGAAAAGACCGACGACGGGCCCGATCATCCCAAAGGCAAGGAAGCCAAGGACGGCAAGACGGACACCACGACACCGCCAGACGGTGCAGCTGGGCAGCCGGGGCCGCAGGCCCAAAACGCGGGTAACTCCACACCGGGGGATCCCCCCAACCCCGCCACGCCGCCGGCGGCGGCATCGCCGACGGTCAAGCTGCCCGACGGATCGATGGCGACGGCCCGCAGCCCGCAGGCGGCGCAGGCCATTCGCGACTATCTTGCGGGTAAAACCGTCGACGCGGCCTACCGCCAAAACAACATCCAGCTGCCACCGCCGGGCACACCGGTGACCAATCCGGTGGACCCAAGCCGTCTCACATGCGGGGACTTGGCCATGTTCAAAGATCACTACGTGCCTGTCCTGAGCTCGGTCAAGGCCTTCGTCAACGGCCAGGTGGTTCCTCTGGAATCGGTGTCCTCAAGCCCGGACTTTTTGGGTTGGATCGACCCCACGGCCGCGGCCGGCAGCGCCACGCCCCACGGTGGGCCACCGGCGCCGGCTCCTCCCCAGCCCGCGATACCTCCGGTCCCCTCGGCCCCGCCGGCCGTCTCAGCACCGCCTGCAGCGGCGGGCGCGCCTGTGCCGATCGGCGGGTAG
- a CDS encoding type VII secretion target: MSEPIRIDPEVLREVAGNHDEVVRVVEAARERGGDIQAAVETLGPIMHEVKAAVSDVLIDRDNALAEHASRHRSASEDLQRGAHIYTDVDDQNSQHLRQL, from the coding sequence ATGTCCGAGCCGATCCGTATTGATCCCGAGGTGCTCCGCGAGGTGGCCGGCAACCATGACGAGGTCGTGCGCGTCGTCGAAGCCGCACGAGAGCGCGGCGGCGACATCCAAGCCGCCGTGGAAACCCTCGGCCCGATCATGCACGAGGTCAAAGCCGCAGTCAGCGATGTGTTGATCGACCGCGACAACGCGCTGGCCGAGCACGCCAGCCGGCACCGCAGCGCCAGCGAGGACCTGCAGCGAGGGGCCCACATTTACACTGACGTCGACGACCAGAACTCCCAGCACCTCCGCCAGCTATAA
- a CDS encoding DUF2694 family protein, producing MTTDAADREYTANTPDETVWVRVAGSGQVLGVQLEPPVMDLRGHEIAERIQACADVAYLKGQVALRADFEQRGTPADAIAWMATHEDLDQAHTRLRNL from the coding sequence ATGACAACCGACGCCGCCGACCGGGAATACACCGCCAACACCCCCGATGAAACCGTGTGGGTGCGGGTGGCCGGGTCGGGTCAGGTGCTGGGCGTCCAACTGGAGCCGCCCGTGATGGATCTGCGCGGCCACGAGATCGCCGAGCGCATCCAGGCCTGCGCCGACGTCGCCTACCTGAAGGGGCAAGTGGCGCTGCGCGCCGACTTCGAACAACGCGGCACCCCCGCCGACGCAATCGCCTGGATGGCTACGCACGAAGACCTCGACCAGGCCCACACCCGGCTCAGAAATCTGTAG
- a CDS encoding PPE domain-containing protein gives MKVDAPGLVAAAQRLLAAVEALGGSGVPHAPLAADPASIGAATRLTTAGAELTAALTAHITALVASIEHLTGTAITFVETDANNAAAIAALNTGGAAAAGVAGSAPPAPPVPPDVRVPIGPPPPMPPEAISVAVHSGSPSGGEPFINAWSQVARATHDASQMIRSAVQQLPDVLDGPVSTPAVSQHLMSFATGLETYGQRAQTLVRQANHHADNQFEVRQAVPTPQQFTSAENRVQTIAFANAASGGKHAAQLAQAVAVKNQLDDQAVTHYPPYHVRTVASTDGEDPGTPPTEQHTADPTGQDPTTPKTPGDPTTSGTDDGEGLGGTDPASDLAPEQSGGAAGLIPQLLPTLLGAAGGMIGGALGAVTKGPEAALQAGQQAIQAATQGLSGLGQSKMDPPEMGNEPSMPGGGDPAGGGGDPAPTTPASGAGELSVAPSTGAPPTPAVTPVGAAEGSSPGGAGSGGGGPMGMPMGGIGGLGGAPGGAGAGKGERDRERKVTVRDIPHTEDVTGRVDTNRLSVAAAATQRDRNPEPPDDDDPPDAGTPVVRRLVTRPPKEPS, from the coding sequence ATGAAGGTCGACGCACCCGGGCTGGTCGCCGCCGCGCAGCGGCTGCTCGCCGCGGTCGAAGCCCTTGGCGGTAGCGGTGTGCCGCACGCGCCGCTGGCCGCGGACCCCGCGTCGATTGGCGCGGCAACCCGGTTGACCACCGCCGGTGCGGAGCTCACGGCGGCGCTGACCGCCCACATCACAGCCCTGGTCGCATCTATCGAGCATCTGACGGGCACGGCGATCACGTTCGTCGAGACCGACGCCAACAATGCGGCGGCCATCGCCGCCTTGAACACGGGTGGGGCCGCCGCGGCGGGGGTTGCGGGTTCGGCCCCGCCTGCTCCGCCCGTGCCCCCCGATGTGCGAGTACCGATCGGGCCACCGCCACCGATGCCGCCCGAGGCCATTTCGGTGGCCGTGCACTCTGGGTCTCCCAGCGGCGGGGAACCGTTTATCAACGCGTGGTCGCAGGTCGCCCGCGCGACACACGATGCCTCCCAAATGATCCGGTCCGCGGTCCAGCAGCTCCCCGACGTCTTGGATGGGCCGGTGTCCACCCCGGCGGTGAGCCAGCACCTGATGTCGTTCGCGACGGGTCTTGAGACCTACGGTCAGCGTGCTCAGACTTTGGTCAGGCAGGCAAATCACCACGCGGACAACCAATTTGAAGTCCGCCAGGCTGTCCCGACACCGCAGCAATTCACGAGCGCTGAAAACCGGGTGCAGACTATCGCTTTCGCGAATGCGGCCTCAGGGGGTAAACACGCGGCGCAGCTGGCGCAAGCGGTCGCGGTCAAAAACCAGCTCGACGACCAAGCGGTGACCCATTACCCGCCCTATCACGTGCGCACGGTGGCCAGCACCGATGGTGAAGATCCCGGCACCCCGCCGACCGAGCAGCACACCGCCGATCCCACGGGCCAAGATCCTACGACTCCAAAGACTCCGGGCGATCCGACGACCAGCGGCACCGACGATGGGGAAGGCCTCGGCGGCACGGATCCGGCCTCAGATCTCGCACCGGAGCAGAGCGGCGGCGCGGCGGGCTTGATACCGCAACTGCTGCCCACACTGCTCGGGGCCGCTGGCGGGATGATCGGCGGCGCGCTGGGCGCGGTGACGAAGGGGCCTGAGGCCGCGCTGCAAGCAGGCCAGCAGGCGATCCAGGCGGCGACTCAGGGCTTGTCGGGTCTGGGGCAATCGAAAATGGATCCCCCGGAGATGGGTAATGAGCCGTCGATGCCCGGGGGTGGGGATCCGGCCGGCGGGGGTGGCGATCCTGCACCGACCACGCCTGCCAGCGGTGCGGGGGAGCTCAGCGTTGCCCCGTCAACCGGTGCCCCGCCCACCCCGGCGGTTACGCCGGTAGGAGCCGCAGAAGGATCGTCGCCTGGCGGCGCAGGTTCGGGGGGTGGCGGGCCGATGGGCATGCCGATGGGCGGCATAGGGGGATTGGGCGGGGCGCCGGGCGGGGCCGGCGCCGGTAAGGGCGAGCGCGACCGGGAACGTAAAGTGACTGTGCGCGATATCCCGCACACCGAGGACGTCACGGGGCGAGTCGATACGAACCGTTTATCGGTGGCCGCGGCGGCTACTCAGCGCGACCGTAACCCTGAGCCGCCCGACGATGATGACCCGCCCGATGCGGGGACCCCGGTCGTGCGCCGCCTGGTGACCCGCCCGCCCAAGGAGCCGTCGTGA
- a CDS encoding class I SAM-dependent methyltransferase, with product MATSNDRSARWNRYWDKKSRNYDREIGFFDRHLFGDSRQWVCSQATGEVLEVAIGTGLNLPFYPETVRLTGIDWSEQMLELARGRAADLGHTAILQRADAHRLPFDDASFDTVVCTFGLCAIPDHTRALTEMARVLRPGGRLILVDHVRSTAAAVRAVQRLLELFTVPLGGEHFLRRPLNHLRAADNLDIDRVERFALGLVERVVARKTATT from the coding sequence ATGGCCACATCAAATGACCGCAGCGCCCGCTGGAACCGGTATTGGGACAAAAAATCCCGCAACTATGACCGTGAGATCGGGTTCTTCGACCGCCACCTGTTCGGCGATTCCCGCCAGTGGGTCTGCAGCCAAGCCACCGGCGAAGTCCTAGAGGTCGCCATCGGGACCGGCCTCAACCTGCCCTTCTACCCAGAGACTGTCAGGCTGACCGGCATCGACTGGAGCGAACAGATGCTTGAACTCGCCCGCGGCCGCGCCGCCGACCTCGGCCATACCGCCATCCTGCAACGGGCCGACGCCCACCGATTGCCGTTCGACGACGCCAGCTTCGACACCGTCGTGTGCACGTTCGGGCTGTGCGCCATTCCCGACCACACCCGGGCGCTCACCGAGATGGCCCGGGTGCTGCGCCCCGGCGGACGGCTCATCCTGGTCGATCACGTCCGCAGCACCGCTGCCGCGGTGCGGGCGGTACAGCGGTTGCTAGAACTGTTCACCGTGCCGCTGGGCGGCGAACACTTCCTGCGCCGACCCCTCAATCATCTGCGCGCCGCCGACAACCTCGATATCGACCGCGTCGAGCGGTTCGCCCTCGGGCTCGTCGAACGCGTCGTCGCCCGCAAAACCGCCACGACCTGA
- a CDS encoding class I SAM-dependent methyltransferase, whose product MSRHWSRNRLKFALAGPVFEAGNRFIPGRPHDRLARLVADQHPQRVLELCGGTGYAARLLAKRLPTATIDSLDLSPEMLAVGRSRLHRAGITNVALREGDAAALPFQDGTFDVAMSVFGWHELPTDTRHRAVEETLRVLRAGGQVIAIDLDPPPAARWVYGIYLRLAERPYARDVVGSGLADTFTAHGLTITAHQPARSWAAPFQIIHAQKRGA is encoded by the coding sequence ATGAGCCGTCACTGGAGCCGCAACCGGCTCAAATTCGCTCTCGCCGGGCCTGTGTTCGAAGCCGGCAACCGGTTCATCCCCGGCCGGCCGCATGACCGGCTGGCCCGCCTGGTCGCCGACCAACATCCCCAGCGGGTGCTCGAACTGTGCGGCGGCACCGGCTATGCCGCCCGCCTGCTAGCCAAACGCCTGCCCACTGCCACCATCGATTCTCTCGACCTCTCCCCGGAAATGCTGGCCGTCGGCCGGTCCCGACTGCACCGCGCCGGGATCACCAATGTGGCGCTGCGTGAAGGTGATGCTGCGGCCCTGCCGTTCCAGGACGGTACGTTCGACGTGGCGATGAGCGTGTTCGGCTGGCACGAACTCCCCACCGATACCCGCCACCGGGCGGTCGAGGAAACCCTGCGCGTGCTGCGCGCTGGTGGGCAGGTCATCGCCATCGACCTCGATCCACCACCGGCCGCGCGGTGGGTCTACGGCATCTACCTGCGGCTGGCTGAACGGCCCTATGCCCGCGACGTCGTGGGCAGCGGGCTCGCCGACACCTTCACCGCGCACGGCCTGACCATCACCGCCCACCAGCCCGCGCGCAGCTGGGCCGCGCCGTTCCAGATCATCCACGCCCAGAAAAGAGGTGCCTAA
- a CDS encoding YHS domain-containing protein — MLTEACGDREAAQLAARLAELAHSALQPGTRLVKTIGDAAMLAADTPTQMMATITELADRVASEDGFLPIRAGIHHGPAIARDGDLFGHAVNIAARITALAGAGQAVLTDQIIDAAGEFGLPTTAMGAPRLRNITTPIPLHTIALAAAHYPRDPVCGMRIDPATAAAHHHRNGRDWWFCSTDCAHRFTTTPSISTLQQPPIAASERHHR; from the coding sequence GTGCTCACCGAGGCCTGCGGGGACCGCGAGGCCGCCCAGTTGGCCGCGCGACTGGCCGAACTCGCCCACAGCGCCCTACAACCGGGCACCAGGCTGGTGAAGACGATCGGGGACGCGGCCATGCTGGCCGCCGACACTCCCACCCAGATGATGGCCACGATCACCGAGCTGGCCGACCGGGTGGCTAGTGAAGACGGATTTCTGCCGATACGGGCCGGCATCCATCACGGCCCCGCGATTGCCCGCGACGGGGATTTATTCGGGCATGCGGTCAACATCGCCGCCCGGATCACCGCCCTGGCCGGCGCCGGGCAGGCGGTACTGACCGACCAGATCATCGACGCCGCCGGCGAGTTCGGGCTACCCACCACTGCCATGGGCGCACCGCGGTTGCGCAATATCACCACCCCGATCCCACTGCACACGATCGCACTGGCCGCCGCACACTATCCGCGCGACCCGGTCTGCGGCATGCGCATCGACCCGGCCACCGCCGCGGCCCACCACCACCGCAATGGCCGGGATTGGTGGTTCTGCTCGACCGACTGCGCCCACCGATTCACCACCACCCCAAGCATTTCCACACTGCAGCAACCCCCGATCGCCGCCAGCGAAAGGCACCACCGATGA